Sequence from the Kineosporia succinea genome:
TCAGCTCGACCGCGGTCTCGCGGTCGGTGTTCAGCAGCGTGACCCTGATCTCACCGCGGTATCCCGCATCGACCGTGCCGGGTGCGTTGACCACCGTCAACCCGTGACGGGCGGCCAGACCCGACCGAGGGTGCACGAACGCGGCGTACCCGTCGGGCAGGGCGATCGCGACCCCCGTGCCGACCGTGCGGCGCTCGCCCGGTGCCAGCGTCACGTCTTCCGACGTGACCAGATCGGCACCGGCGTCGCCGGGATGGGAGTAACCAGGGACGGGGAGGTCCGGGTGCAGCCGCTGCAGCAGCACCTCGACCTGGCCGGGCTCGAAGCCCGGCCCGGCGGGGCCACCGTCGGGAGCGCCGGCCGGCGCGGAAGACGTGCTCACGGTGGAACAGCCTAGCCAGAGCGCCGCACCACCTGGCGCACACTCCGGATCCGGGCGTGGGAAGCTGATTTCATGAGCTCGGATCAGCAGCAGAAGGCCAAGGTCAAGC
This genomic interval carries:
- the dut gene encoding dUTP diphosphatase, encoding MLLQRLHPDLPVPGYSHPGDAGADLVTSEDVTLAPGERRTVGTGVAIALPDGYAAFVHPRSGLAARHGLTVVNAPGTVDAGYRGEIRVTLLNTDRETAVELKRGDRIAQLVIQAVSRAYFVPAERLPGSARGEGGFGSTGLRTQRGEH